In the Quercus lobata isolate SW786 chromosome 5, ValleyOak3.0 Primary Assembly, whole genome shotgun sequence genome, one interval contains:
- the LOC115992748 gene encoding protein E6 produces MAPSAKFISFLFILTLSFFVQIHARESQFFSKVTNVNNDAKETTTVDPNKEEFLTKHEQQPVFIPQTQNGYGLYGHESGQFPPTTTTPTPTTTTSLTNVNAAPYTTTPTTTTNNNAPFKTVFEDDESLNKYLNSNQNYNYNPNPNNNNNNNNQNNEFYYNNNAYHASQNGLRDSRLTQRGGYTTLANQNNYNNNNNGANSYNNAERQGMSDTRFLENGKYYYDLNLENNYNPNRYENSRGVDSRNWNNNNNNNRGYYGSNNNQNTFEYKNSMEGYQNEEEFQESQDEFVP; encoded by the coding sequence ATGGCTCCATCTGCAAAATTcatctcttttctcttcatcCTAACCCTCTCCTTCTTTGTGCAAATCCATGCTAGAGAAAGCCAGTTCTTCAGCAAGGTCACAAACGTTAACAACGATGCCAAAGAGACCACCACAGTTGACCCCAACAAAGAAGAATTTTTAACCAAGCATGAGCAGCAGCCAGTCTTCATCCCCCAGACCCAAAATGGCTATGGTCTCTATGGCCATGAGTCTGGCCAGTTCCCTcctaccaccaccacccccaccccaaccaccaccacttcACTAACCAACGTCAATGCTGCACCTTACACCAccacccccaccaccaccaccaacaataaCGCCCCATTCAAAACAGTGTTTGAAGATGATGAATCTCTCAACAAGTACCTCAACTCCAACCAGAACTACAACTACAACCCCAaccccaacaacaacaacaacaacaacaaccaaaacaatgaattttactACAACAACAATGCTTACCATGCCAGCCAAAATGGTCTGAGGGATTCAAGGCTTACTCAGAGAGGAGGCTACACCACTTTGGCCAACCAGaacaactacaacaacaacaacaatggtgCCAACAGTTACAATAATGCTGAGAGGCAAGGCATGAGTGACACGAGGTTTTTGGAGAATGGGAAGTACTACTACGACCTTAACTTAGAGAATAACTACAATCCAAACCGTTATGAGAACTCTAGAGGAGTGGATTCAAGAAATTggaacaataacaacaacaacaacagggGTTATTATGGCAGCAACAACAATCAGAACACTTTTGAGTACAAGAACTCCATGGAAGGGTACCAAAATGAGGAAGAGTTCCAAGAGAGCCAAGATGAGTTCGTGCCATGA